The following are encoded together in the Zingiber officinale cultivar Zhangliang chromosome 8A, Zo_v1.1, whole genome shotgun sequence genome:
- the LOC122009040 gene encoding uncharacterized protein LOC122009040 isoform X1 codes for MGGSVIPFIGHVRLTDLVASEGLPSDSYKISVSTLAQSLAQYSAAVIEFPPGDSALLRSGLESARLFFYQHEYTPTDIAHTKKTREWCKTSGYYADPILWQETYDYRPGLTPVETHGAMELTPGGLPDIFAILGKAARDILHAINFSLNLRSFSFTEVLDNMPLRNGEISSSVLSVCCHSRPSFQAAQHHAMTGLEGGQMVISPDHDIDKALITLVKSDRAGMHIKDIHGRWILVDGDLGPQDAVVYPGLALYQATAGYVKPAVHRMDIVNSHAHIDGRSSVIFKLMPRSMASLSCSEMRAAGYGVEAQFQIPISVDEFMRRPHSTDLFAATLKPDIKRERGKKGHKSLPPSKKLRLEAQRVLKERVQAIAEKKGVKLRFCNVKECERHMISPDSPCGKIRMEIGWPPGVPFVHPHDLPNKAKLGFLEAYEPGWSSLQQDIQLSLLKLDRPVDRI; via the exons ATGGGTGGGAGTGTTATACCATTTATTGGACATGTAAGGCTTACAGATCTTGTAGCCTCTGAAGGACTTCCATCAGATTCTTACAAGATCTCAGTATCAACTCTTGCACAATCCCTTGCTCAATATTCTGCTGCTGTCATTGAGTTTCCTCCTGGAGATAGTGCTCTTCTCAGATCTGGTCTAGAATCTGCTCGTTTGTTTTTTTATCAGCATGAATATACTCCTACTGATATAGCTCACACGAAGAAAACCAGGGAATGGTGCAAGACATCTGGTTATTATGCTGATCCTATATTGTGGCAAGAAACATATGATTATAGACCTGGACTTACTCCAGTAGAGACACATGGTGCAATGGAACTTACTCCAGGTGGCTTGCCTGACATATTTGCAATACTTGGCAAGGCTGCCAGAGATATCTTGCATGCAATCAACTTTTCATTAAACTTGCGTAGCTTTTCATTTACAGAAGTACTTGATAACATGCCATTGAGGAATGGAGAAATTTCCTCCTCAGTTCTTTCAGTATGCTGTCACTCGAGACCATCATTTCAAGCAGCACAACACCATGCTATGACAGGCCTGGAAGGTGGACAGATGGTCATATCCCCAGACCATGATATTGACAAGGCATTAATCACTCTTGTCAAATCAGATAGAGCAGGAATGCATATAAAAGATATTCATGGGCGTTGGATACTTGTGGATGGTGATCTTGGTCCTCAAGATGCAGTTGTTTATCCTGGACTAGCACTTTACCAGGCAACTGCTGGTTATGTGAAGCCTGCTGTGCATAGGATGGATATAGTTAATTCACATGCTCACATAGATGGAAGAAGTTCAGTGATTTTCAAGCTTATGCCCAGATCAATGGCAAGTCTAAGCTGCTCTGAGATGAGAGCAGCTGGGTATGGAGTCGAAGCACAATTCCAGATTCCTATATCGGTGGATGAATTTATGCGGAGACCACACTCTACTG ATCTTTTTGCAGCAACTCTGAAGCCTGAtataaagagggagagaggaaagaaagggcacaAGTCTTTGCCCCCTTCTAAGAAACTACGTCTAGAGGCACAGAGGGTTCTTAAAGAACGTGTTCAAGCAATTGCCGAAAAGAAAGGAGTTAAACTCAGATTTTGCAATGTCAAGGAATGTGAACGCCACATGATATCGCCAGATAGCCCGTGTGGGAAGATAAGGATGGAGATAGGATGGCCTCCAGGGGTTCCATTTGTTCATCCACATGACCTTCCTAACAAGGCAAAGCTTGGATTCCTTGAAGCTTATGAACCTGGTTGGTCCTCACTTCAGCAAGATATACAGTTAAGTTTATTGAAGCTGGACAGACCAGTTGACAG
- the LOC122009040 gene encoding uncharacterized protein LOC122009040 isoform X2 — protein MGGSVIPFIGHVRLTDLVASEGLPSDSYKISVSTLAQSLAQYSAAVIEFPPGDSALLRSGLESARLFFYQHEYTPTDIAHTKKTREWCKTSGYYADPILWQETYDYRPGLTPVETHGAMELTPGGLPDIFAILGKAARDILHAINFSLNLRSFSFTEVLDNMPLRNGEISSSVLSVCCHSRPSFQAAQHHAMTGLEGGQMVISPDHDIDKALITLVKSDRAGMHIKDIHGRWILVDGDLGPQDAVVYPGLALYQATAGYVKPAVHRMDIVNSHAHIDGRSSVIFKLMPRSMASLSCSEMRAAGYGVEAQFQIPISVDEFMRRPHSTATLKPDIKRERGKKGHKSLPPSKKLRLEAQRVLKERVQAIAEKKGVKLRFCNVKECERHMISPDSPCGKIRMEIGWPPGVPFVHPHDLPNKAKLGFLEAYEPGWSSLQQDIQLSLLKLDRPVDRI, from the exons ATGGGTGGGAGTGTTATACCATTTATTGGACATGTAAGGCTTACAGATCTTGTAGCCTCTGAAGGACTTCCATCAGATTCTTACAAGATCTCAGTATCAACTCTTGCACAATCCCTTGCTCAATATTCTGCTGCTGTCATTGAGTTTCCTCCTGGAGATAGTGCTCTTCTCAGATCTGGTCTAGAATCTGCTCGTTTGTTTTTTTATCAGCATGAATATACTCCTACTGATATAGCTCACACGAAGAAAACCAGGGAATGGTGCAAGACATCTGGTTATTATGCTGATCCTATATTGTGGCAAGAAACATATGATTATAGACCTGGACTTACTCCAGTAGAGACACATGGTGCAATGGAACTTACTCCAGGTGGCTTGCCTGACATATTTGCAATACTTGGCAAGGCTGCCAGAGATATCTTGCATGCAATCAACTTTTCATTAAACTTGCGTAGCTTTTCATTTACAGAAGTACTTGATAACATGCCATTGAGGAATGGAGAAATTTCCTCCTCAGTTCTTTCAGTATGCTGTCACTCGAGACCATCATTTCAAGCAGCACAACACCATGCTATGACAGGCCTGGAAGGTGGACAGATGGTCATATCCCCAGACCATGATATTGACAAGGCATTAATCACTCTTGTCAAATCAGATAGAGCAGGAATGCATATAAAAGATATTCATGGGCGTTGGATACTTGTGGATGGTGATCTTGGTCCTCAAGATGCAGTTGTTTATCCTGGACTAGCACTTTACCAGGCAACTGCTGGTTATGTGAAGCCTGCTGTGCATAGGATGGATATAGTTAATTCACATGCTCACATAGATGGAAGAAGTTCAGTGATTTTCAAGCTTATGCCCAGATCAATGGCAAGTCTAAGCTGCTCTGAGATGAGAGCAGCTGGGTATGGAGTCGAAGCACAATTCCAGATTCCTATATCGGTGGATGAATTTATGCGGAGACCACACTCTACTG CAACTCTGAAGCCTGAtataaagagggagagaggaaagaaagggcacaAGTCTTTGCCCCCTTCTAAGAAACTACGTCTAGAGGCACAGAGGGTTCTTAAAGAACGTGTTCAAGCAATTGCCGAAAAGAAAGGAGTTAAACTCAGATTTTGCAATGTCAAGGAATGTGAACGCCACATGATATCGCCAGATAGCCCGTGTGGGAAGATAAGGATGGAGATAGGATGGCCTCCAGGGGTTCCATTTGTTCATCCACATGACCTTCCTAACAAGGCAAAGCTTGGATTCCTTGAAGCTTATGAACCTGGTTGGTCCTCACTTCAGCAAGATATACAGTTAAGTTTATTGAAGCTGGACAGACCAGTTGACAG